In Quercus robur chromosome 10, dhQueRobu3.1, whole genome shotgun sequence, a genomic segment contains:
- the LOC126702516 gene encoding cyanidin 3-O-galactoside 2''-O-xylosyltransferase FGGT1-like, with protein sequence MGATSLHLLMHPWFALGHITPYLHLSNKLAQKGHRISFLIPTKTQSKLQTHNLYPDLITFVPIIVPHVDGLPLGAETTSDVPVHLQPLIMTAMDRSESHIELLLRELKPDIVFFDFAHWMPKLARSLGIRSILYAIVTPLTVYVSTPAHVDNMQKPGSSFPDLSSLSIKLHVHEERAMAALKTQKFGGDLLLADRLFTSVSQCDALGFRTCREIEGPYIDNLESHFGKPVFLAGPVLLKSATSTCLEEKWIEWLGRFEAGSVIYCAFGTEFFLSKDQFQELVLGLELSGRPFLAALKPPRGAESIEEAFPEGFEKRVQGRGIVHGGLVQQLQILKHPSIGCFITHCGFGSLFEALMNKCQLVLLPHVYDQFYHARMLSNILKVGVEVEKGEEDGLFTKESVCKAVKIVMEVDSEVGREVRANHAKLRELLSREDLESSYIDGFCQNLKDLVV encoded by the coding sequence ATGGGTGCAACATCATTGCACTTGTTAATGCACCCCTGGTTTGCTCTTGGTCACATTACCCCGTATCTCCACCTTTCAAACAAACTAGCCCAGAAAGGCCATAGAATCTCCTTCTTGATTCCCaccaaaacacaatcaaaattacAGACTCACAACCTCTACCCGGATCTCATCACCTTTGTCCCCATAATTGTTCCCCATGTAGATGGTCTCCCTCTTGGTGCTGAGACCACTTCCGATGTGCCTGTCCATTTGCAACCCCTCATTATGACTGCCATGGATCGATCTGAGAGCCATATTGAACTTCTTCTTCGTGAACTTAAACCGGACATTGTCTTCTTTGATTTTGCCCATTGGATGCCAAAATTGGCCCGCAGCCTAGGTATCAGGTCAATTCTCTACGCCATTGTCACTCCACTTACAGTATATGTTTCCACTCCTGCACATGTTGACAATATGCAAAAGCCTGGGTCTAGTTTTCCAGATTTGTCTTCATTATCCATCAAACTCCATGTCCATGAAGAACGAGCCATGGCTGCATTAAAGACTCAGAAATTTGGTGGCGATCTCCTTTTAGCTGATCGCCTGTTCACAAGCGTAAGTCAATGTGACGCACTAGGATTCAGGACATGCAGAGAAATTGAAGGACCTTATATTGACAATCTTGAAAGCCATTTTGGGAAGCCTGTATTTCTTGCAGGACCAGTCCTACTGAAGTCAGCTACTTCTACTTGTTTAGAAGAAAAATGGATTGAGTGGCTAGGAAGATTTGAGGCCGGATCAGTAATATACTGTGCATTTGGAACTGAGTTCTTCTTAAGCAAAGATCAATTCCAGGAATTGGTGTTGGGGTTGGAACTTTCGGGCAGGCCATTTCTGGCAGCACTTAAACCGCCACGCGGGGCTGAGTCTATTGAAGAAGCATTTCCAGAAGGGTTTGAAAAAAGGGTTCAAGGAAGAGGGATAGTACATGGTGGATTGGTTCAACAACTACAGATTTTAAAGCACCCATCAATAGGGTGTTTCATCACACACTGTGGGTTCGGTTCTTTATTCGAAGCTTTGATGAACAAGTGTCAGCTGGTATTGTTACCGCATGTATATGACCAGTTTTACCATGCAAGGATGTTGAGCAACATTTTGAAGGTTGGAGTGGAAGTTGAGAAAGGTGAAGAAGATGGTTTGTTCACAAAAGAAAGCGTCTGTAAGGCAGTGAAGATTGTGATGGAGGTTGACAGTGAGGTAGGGAGGGAGGTCAGAGCCAATCATGCCAAACTCCGAGAGCTCTTGAGCAGGGAAGATTTAGAGTCATCTTATATTGATGGTTTCTGTCAGAATCTTAAAGATTTGGTTGTATAA